One part of the Tunicatimonas pelagia genome encodes these proteins:
- a CDS encoding TetR/AcrR family transcriptional regulator, whose amino-acid sequence MKKQNLWITTGYEICSIHGLDGLKVEQLARVVGVSKSSFYHHFADLECFTKILFDYHFECCGILASKEKSCIQIYPDLINILLEHKTDLLFHRQLRIDRKNSQVEKALVKANSILGNYSMMLWAKDINHNLSQNQLDGLFKIATDDFYMRINENNLNYEYLSSYFKELGKATKQLVSQLYATD is encoded by the coding sequence ATGAAAAAACAGAACTTATGGATCACTACTGGCTACGAAATCTGTTCTATTCATGGCTTAGATGGACTAAAAGTTGAACAGCTTGCTAGGGTTGTTGGAGTTAGTAAATCTTCTTTTTACCATCACTTTGCTGACCTTGAGTGTTTTACTAAAATTCTTTTCGACTATCATTTTGAATGTTGTGGTATTTTGGCCAGTAAGGAAAAAAGCTGCATTCAAATCTATCCAGATTTAATCAATATCCTTCTAGAGCATAAAACTGATTTATTATTCCATCGTCAGCTTAGGATTGATCGTAAGAACAGCCAAGTAGAGAAAGCATTAGTGAAGGCAAACAGTATACTCGGAAATTACTCAATGATGCTATGGGCCAAAGACATCAATCATAATTTATCTCAAAATCAGTTGGACGGATTATTTAAGATTGCTACCGACGATTTTTATATGAGGATTAATGAAAATAACCTGAACTACGAATACCTTTCCAGCTATTTTAAAGAGTTGGGGAAAGCAACAAAACAACTTGTGAGCCAATTGTACGCAACCGACTAA
- a CDS encoding GNAT family N-acetyltransferase has protein sequence MDKLQEIGKRTFAETYSSGNSEENMTEYLKSQFSTKKLETELTDKNTAFYFAKLGGKVIGYLKINLGQSQTEIKDGNALEIERIYVLKEFQGKKVGQLLCKKAVELARKQNVDYVWLGVWEHNPRAIRFYEKNGFVAFDSHIFKLGNEEQTDIMMKLELN, from the coding sequence ATGGACAAATTACAGGAAATCGGAAAACGAACCTTTGCTGAGACTTATTCTTCAGGTAACAGTGAAGAGAATATGACCGAATATTTGAAAAGTCAATTCTCCACAAAGAAGCTAGAGACAGAACTAACTGACAAAAATACTGCATTCTACTTTGCAAAACTGGGCGGAAAAGTAATTGGCTATTTGAAGATCAATCTTGGACAATCGCAGACCGAAATAAAAGACGGAAATGCCCTTGAAATAGAGCGAATTTACGTACTAAAAGAGTTTCAAGGAAAAAAAGTTGGGCAGCTTCTCTGTAAAAAAGCAGTTGAATTAGCCAGAAAACAAAATGTGGATTACGTTTGGTTGGGAGTTTGGGAGCACAACCCAAGAGCCATCCGGTTTTATGAGAAAAATGGATTTGTAGCATTCGACAGCCATATTTTTAAACTTGGGAACGAGGAGCAGACCGACATAATGATGAAACTAGAATTGAATTAA
- the accD gene encoding acetyl-CoA carboxylase, carboxyltransferase subunit beta — translation MAWFRRKDKGIQTPTEAKKEAPDGLWFKTPSGKIIHTRELKNNAYVVPEDGYHVRIGSKEYFELLFDDNQFTELDNGLESGDPLMFVDSKPYPDRIKAAQKKTELKDAVRTAHGKLHGIPLVIACMDFSFVGGSMGSVVGEKIARAIDYSLENKVPFLMISKSGGARMMEAGFSLMQMAKTSAKLALLDQAKVPYISLMTDPTTGGVTASYAMLGDFNIAEPGALIGFAGPRVIEQTIGKTLPKGFQSSEFLLEHGFLDFIVDRRNLKSRLSTLLRMLE, via the coding sequence ATGGCGTGGTTCCGACGGAAAGATAAAGGGATTCAAACACCTACTGAAGCAAAGAAAGAAGCCCCCGATGGGCTGTGGTTCAAAACTCCCAGTGGAAAGATCATTCATACCCGCGAGCTGAAAAATAATGCTTACGTAGTGCCCGAAGACGGCTATCACGTGCGGATTGGCTCTAAAGAGTACTTCGAGCTGCTGTTTGATGATAACCAGTTTACTGAACTGGACAATGGGCTAGAGTCAGGTGACCCGCTGATGTTTGTAGATAGCAAGCCTTACCCGGATCGGATAAAAGCGGCTCAGAAAAAAACTGAACTCAAAGATGCAGTTCGTACCGCGCATGGCAAACTACATGGTATTCCTTTAGTAATTGCTTGCATGGATTTTTCATTCGTAGGCGGTTCTATGGGTTCAGTAGTAGGTGAAAAAATTGCCCGGGCTATTGACTACTCCTTAGAGAATAAGGTTCCGTTTCTAATGATTTCTAAGTCGGGCGGTGCCCGAATGATGGAAGCAGGCTTCTCGCTTATGCAAATGGCTAAAACCTCGGCTAAACTAGCCCTGCTTGACCAAGCAAAAGTGCCCTATATTTCGCTGATGACTGATCCCACTACCGGAGGAGTTACGGCTTCTTACGCAATGCTGGGCGATTTTAATATTGCCGAACCCGGTGCGCTGATCGGCTTTGCCGGGCCACGGGTTATTGAGCAGACCATTGGTAAAACTCTGCCTAAAGGCTTTCAGAGCTCGGAATTTCTGTTGGAACACGGTTTTCTGGATTTTATCGTTGATCGCCGAAATCTGAAAAGCCGCTTATCTACGCTACTACGCATGTTGGAGTAA